A region from the Desulfitobacterium dehalogenans ATCC 51507 genome encodes:
- a CDS encoding tyrosine-type recombinase/integrase: MADIFNIPLPSYAFTYINHLGVINRSPHTQKAYAQELFLFLQFICDCKPDFPPSPSSLTIEHIQQIQHTDIEAYLNWARTHRKNGVRALARKQAAIKSFYRYLLREDFISKDITIKLNPIAQNQKAPKALEPEQIADLVDIIETGTGLSEGQLKYHLYTEKRDYAIFLTFIGTGLRLSELYGLNLQSIDFNKGCFFVIRKGNKETNIYFNAEVATAIQDYIKNERPRYVIQQTDALFLSIQGNRMSKRAIQDLIKKYMTILQNFGHNTESFSAHKLRSTFATLLLRETENLAIVQDALGHSDPRTTRIYAKVLDEQLRRAAEHIKFR; encoded by the coding sequence ATGGCAGATATTTTTAATATCCCTCTACCCTCTTATGCATTTACATATATTAATCATTTAGGAGTAATCAATCGCTCCCCACATACACAAAAGGCCTATGCTCAGGAACTTTTTCTCTTCCTGCAATTTATTTGTGACTGTAAACCGGACTTCCCTCCCTCCCCTTCTTCCTTGACTATCGAACATATTCAGCAAATTCAACATACTGATATCGAAGCTTATTTAAACTGGGCCCGAACCCATAGGAAAAATGGCGTCAGAGCCTTAGCTCGCAAGCAAGCAGCCATCAAATCCTTTTATCGCTACTTATTGCGAGAGGACTTCATCTCAAAAGACATTACCATAAAGCTTAATCCAATTGCACAGAATCAAAAAGCTCCCAAAGCCCTTGAACCGGAGCAAATTGCTGACTTAGTGGATATCATAGAGACCGGTACGGGCTTAAGTGAAGGTCAACTTAAATACCATCTCTATACAGAGAAAAGAGATTATGCCATCTTCCTGACCTTCATAGGTACGGGCTTGCGATTAAGTGAGCTATATGGCCTAAACTTACAAAGCATCGACTTTAACAAGGGTTGTTTTTTCGTTATCCGCAAAGGAAATAAAGAAACCAACATCTATTTTAACGCCGAAGTCGCGACGGCCATACAGGATTATATTAAGAATGAACGCCCTCGCTATGTCATCCAACAAACCGATGCCCTTTTTCTTTCGATCCAGGGCAATCGCATGAGCAAAAGAGCTATCCAGGATCTGATCAAAAAGTATATGACCATTCTCCAAAACTTTGGTCATAATACGGAGAGCTTTAGTGCTCATAAATTGCGCTCGACCTTTGCGACCCTCCTGCTGCGTGAAACAGAAAACCTGGCCATCGTTCAGGACGCTCTTGGTCATAGCGACCCTAGAACCACAAGAATCTATGCCAAAGTTCTGGATGAGCAGTTAAGACGAGCAGCTGAGCATATTAAATTTCGATGA
- a CDS encoding D-alanine--D-alanine ligase yields MTRQKIIILFGGQSGEHEVSLNSASSVLKAIDKEKYEVETLGISKSGQWHWGIRPEQWQQDPTLQGILVNLVHDPSNPRFIALDGSTLPQDGTFDLIFPVLHGPFGEDGTIQGLFEMANIPYAGSGVLGSALGMDKDRMKAVFTEAGLPQAPYLTVLRTTLQKMMEKVLHDIEHSLGYPCFVKPANLGSSVGISKARNREELINALHLAAEYDRKIVVEQNIVGREIELSVLGNEDAKASIPGEILPSKDFYDYEAKYIDTGSRLVIPAPLDQEVVKSLQEKAVAAFKAVEACGLSRVDFFVTEGNQIYINEINTMPGFTQISMYPKLWEASGIPYSELITQLIELGFQRFRDSRSRKISL; encoded by the coding sequence ATGACACGGCAAAAAATTATTATTCTTTTCGGAGGTCAGTCCGGAGAACACGAGGTTTCCCTGAACTCTGCCAGTTCTGTACTTAAGGCCATTGATAAGGAAAAATATGAGGTAGAGACCCTTGGTATTTCCAAAAGCGGCCAATGGCATTGGGGAATACGTCCTGAACAATGGCAGCAAGATCCCACTTTACAAGGTATTCTCGTCAATCTCGTCCACGACCCTTCAAACCCCCGCTTTATAGCCTTGGACGGCAGCACCCTTCCTCAGGATGGGACATTTGACTTGATTTTTCCTGTTCTGCATGGACCCTTCGGAGAGGATGGAACCATCCAGGGATTGTTTGAAATGGCTAATATTCCTTACGCAGGCTCAGGAGTCCTTGGCTCCGCACTGGGTATGGATAAAGACCGTATGAAAGCAGTGTTTACCGAAGCCGGCCTGCCTCAAGCCCCTTATCTCACCGTACTTAGAACGACGCTCCAAAAGATGATGGAAAAAGTGCTTCATGATATTGAACACTCTCTGGGCTACCCTTGTTTTGTCAAGCCGGCTAATTTGGGTTCCAGTGTGGGGATTTCCAAAGCACGGAACAGAGAGGAGCTCATCAACGCCCTTCATCTTGCGGCAGAATACGATCGCAAAATTGTGGTAGAGCAAAACATTGTGGGACGTGAAATCGAGCTGAGTGTACTGGGAAATGAGGATGCGAAAGCCAGCATCCCGGGAGAAATTCTTCCTTCCAAGGATTTTTATGATTATGAAGCCAAATACATTGACACCGGCTCTCGATTGGTGATTCCTGCTCCTCTGGACCAAGAGGTGGTAAAGAGCTTGCAGGAAAAAGCTGTAGCAGCCTTTAAAGCCGTCGAAGCCTGCGGCTTAAGCCGGGTAGATTTCTTCGTTACTGAAGGCAATCAGATCTACATCAACGAAATCAATACCATGCCGGGGTTCACTCAGATCTCCATGTATCCAAAGCTTTGGGAAGCCAGTGGAATCCCATACTCCGAATTGATCACCCAATTGATTGAACTAGGCTTCCAGCGCTTTAGGGACAGTCGTTCCCGGAAAATATCCCTTTAA
- a CDS encoding M23 family metallopeptidase, whose protein sequence is MRIRRSIKPRQKHWTLFLKVLVIILISTAVWKGIHKKPAISSDIYPYLLNLPAELVLQCQKEGKEISPTAWADLIAIRSTVTKDEELYLVQQLQQDIDFEELSWQNSEFQISEEAVKQILWKRHVLLTYPFYEPGRFVFPVIGKVWYMDTFGADREGGVRKHEGTDIFGAEGIPVISIGNGKIERLGWNRLGGERVGVRGEDGNYYYYAHLNTINPHLQEGQKVKKGDFLGTLGHTGDALTTPDHLHFGIELPNGEWVNPYPFLTIWQQSQEENALSQKNSIS, encoded by the coding sequence ATGAGGATACGCAGAAGTATCAAACCGAGACAAAAGCACTGGACTTTATTCCTAAAAGTCCTTGTGATCATCCTGATCAGCACAGCCGTCTGGAAGGGCATACATAAGAAACCGGCTATCTCCTCCGATATCTATCCTTATCTCCTGAATCTACCGGCTGAGCTTGTTTTACAATGTCAGAAGGAAGGGAAAGAGATTTCTCCTACGGCCTGGGCAGATTTAATAGCGATACGAAGCACCGTCACTAAGGATGAGGAACTCTATCTCGTCCAACAGTTGCAACAGGATATAGATTTCGAAGAACTCTCCTGGCAAAACAGTGAATTTCAGATCAGTGAAGAAGCGGTCAAACAAATCCTCTGGAAGCGACATGTTCTTTTAACCTATCCCTTTTATGAACCGGGCCGTTTTGTCTTTCCGGTGATTGGTAAGGTCTGGTACATGGATACCTTTGGAGCAGACCGGGAGGGCGGGGTACGCAAACATGAAGGAACGGACATTTTCGGCGCAGAAGGTATTCCCGTCATCAGTATTGGGAACGGCAAAATTGAGAGGTTAGGCTGGAATCGGCTTGGAGGAGAACGGGTAGGTGTTAGGGGAGAGGACGGGAACTATTATTACTATGCTCATCTAAACACCATAAACCCTCATCTTCAGGAAGGTCAAAAAGTTAAGAAGGGGGATTTTTTAGGAACCTTAGGGCATACCGGAGATGCTCTTACAACTCCTGATCATCTACATTTTGGTATTGAGCTTCCTAATGGAGAGTGGGTCAATCCTTATCCTTTCCTAACTATTTGGCAGCAAAGTCAGGAAGAAAATGCCCTTTCACAGAAGAATTCGATTTCATAG
- a CDS encoding GNAT family N-acetyltransferase, with amino-acid sequence MKSIQLKNGQLILIREAVKEDAQELVNYLHKIGGESDFLTFGSGELSISANDEESIIEESRNAKNKIMLLALVDNKVIGCLSFVNGARARTQHTGEFGLSVLKDYWGQGIGSAMLKELIRWAKDSNTIKKLNLRVRSDHAKAIELYKRFGFVQEGMITRELMISEKFYDFCCMGLCID; translated from the coding sequence GTGAAGTCAATTCAGCTTAAAAATGGGCAACTCATTTTAATCAGAGAAGCAGTGAAAGAAGATGCTCAGGAATTAGTTAACTATTTACACAAGATTGGTGGCGAATCCGATTTTCTGACCTTCGGATCCGGAGAGCTTAGTATATCAGCAAATGATGAGGAATCCATTATTGAAGAAAGTCGCAATGCCAAGAATAAGATTATGCTACTTGCCTTAGTCGACAACAAGGTGATTGGATGTTTGAGCTTTGTTAATGGGGCAAGGGCACGAACCCAGCATACCGGAGAGTTTGGACTGTCGGTCTTAAAAGATTATTGGGGGCAAGGAATTGGCAGCGCTATGCTGAAAGAATTGATTCGATGGGCAAAGGATTCGAATACGATTAAGAAGCTCAATCTTCGGGTTAGAAGTGATCACGCTAAAGCGATTGAGCTATATAAGCGTTTTGGCTTTGTTCAGGAAGGAATGATTACAAGAGAACTTATGATTTCGGAGAAATTTTATGATTTTTGCTGTATGGGCTTATGTATAGATTAA
- a CDS encoding MFS transporter, translating into MSEKKQSLVLLAIFSFAFIAMGVGTITPAIAAIGAAFPHVGFSTLLLVSTIPSLVSIPVAIIGGSIAGKSVKYRTLVLFAALMFTIGGIIPYFLSNFTLILVSRAFFGLGLGLIMPLNTALIFNLIPPDKQANIMGINGVVMNIGGIVLQLLGGVFASIQWNYSFLAHAFGLITFLITLFFLPEPKKHELPAGTEDAPAEKLKMPVSIFGWGIAFGVVTILDYPSLTNMSSVLETIGANSAVAGIVLMFMTIGGMLAGIVFGKIFNKIGRQTLSLGLVFFILSQVLFAFSQSVPLFIVGEALMGIGLTLSMTSINMMAGASVHPSQTPMAMSIIVTGMNLGGFLSGYIYAAVMGALGITTLRFQYYSGMVGFTALLVFFLILFSVKKRATPVGPSQASSH; encoded by the coding sequence ATGAGTGAAAAGAAACAATCCCTAGTATTATTGGCCATTTTTTCATTTGCCTTTATCGCGATGGGCGTTGGAACGATTACACCTGCCATAGCTGCGATCGGAGCAGCCTTTCCCCACGTTGGATTCAGCACTCTCTTATTAGTTTCCACTATTCCTTCCCTTGTTTCAATTCCGGTAGCCATTATCGGAGGCAGCATTGCCGGGAAATCGGTTAAGTACAGAACTTTAGTGCTTTTTGCAGCATTGATGTTCACTATCGGCGGTATAATTCCTTATTTCTTATCGAATTTTACTTTGATTCTGGTATCCAGAGCGTTCTTCGGCCTGGGTTTGGGTCTGATCATGCCCCTCAATACTGCCCTGATTTTCAATCTTATCCCACCTGACAAGCAAGCAAACATCATGGGGATCAACGGAGTTGTCATGAATATCGGGGGTATTGTCCTTCAATTGCTGGGCGGAGTTTTTGCCTCAATCCAGTGGAATTACAGTTTCCTCGCCCACGCTTTTGGTTTAATTACATTTTTGATCACTCTATTTTTCCTGCCTGAACCTAAAAAGCATGAACTTCCTGCAGGTACGGAAGATGCGCCGGCTGAAAAACTCAAAATGCCTGTTTCGATCTTTGGCTGGGGAATTGCCTTTGGGGTTGTCACCATCTTGGACTACCCGTCCTTGACCAATATGTCTTCTGTTCTTGAAACTATCGGAGCCAATTCTGCAGTTGCCGGAATAGTCTTGATGTTCATGACCATAGGTGGTATGTTGGCAGGGATAGTCTTCGGTAAAATATTCAATAAGATTGGTCGTCAAACTCTCTCTCTCGGACTCGTCTTTTTCATCTTATCTCAGGTCCTGTTCGCCTTTAGTCAAAGTGTACCGCTCTTTATTGTTGGTGAAGCTTTGATGGGAATCGGCTTAACCCTTTCTATGACTTCCATCAATATGATGGCTGGAGCTTCAGTACACCCCAGTCAGACTCCAATGGCGATGTCTATCATTGTAACCGGCATGAATCTGGGTGGTTTCCTTTCCGGCTATATCTACGCTGCCGTCATGGGGGCATTGGGCATCACCACGCTGAGATTCCAATATTATAGCGGTATGGTCGGATTTACAGCTCTGCTTGTATTCTTCTTGATTCTCTTTTCCGTCAAAAAGCGGGCGACCCCGGTTGGTCCCTCCCAAGCAAGTTCTCATTAA
- a CDS encoding LysM peptidoglycan-binding domain-containing protein has product MIFGSMGWFFWDWNQANSRVEKLVFQPQIVQSGDTLWSLAENSGLQIDTRTLVLKIMEYNQLTDTTIQTGQVIYTPISENQP; this is encoded by the coding sequence ATGATATTTGGAAGTATGGGCTGGTTCTTCTGGGATTGGAATCAGGCAAACAGCAGAGTAGAGAAACTTGTTTTCCAACCGCAAATCGTTCAATCCGGAGATACTCTCTGGTCCTTAGCTGAGAACTCCGGCCTGCAAATCGATACCCGTACACTCGTTCTTAAGATTATGGAATACAATCAACTCACCGATACCACGATACAAACCGGTCAAGTGATTTATACTCCTATCTCAGAGAATCAACCTTAA
- the lexA gene encoding transcriptional repressor LexA, whose product MYPDLSQRQTDILEYIKRVIREKGYPPSVREIGDAVGLMSSSTVHGHLQTIEEKGYIRRDPTKPRAIEILDSSSDPNEKRTVFVPIIGKVTAGQPILAQENIEDTFPLPMDLVNSDTVFMLRVKGESMIDAGIMDGDLILVRQQKLARNGEIVVAMIGEEATVKRFYKEKTLIRLQPENPYMEPIYSQDVTVLGKVIGVFRILH is encoded by the coding sequence GTGTATCCTGATTTATCGCAGAGACAGACTGATATATTAGAGTATATTAAACGGGTTATTCGAGAAAAGGGTTATCCCCCCTCTGTTCGCGAAATAGGCGATGCAGTTGGATTAATGTCCAGCTCTACTGTTCACGGGCATTTGCAGACCATTGAAGAAAAGGGGTACATACGCCGCGACCCAACGAAACCTCGAGCCATTGAGATATTAGACAGCTCCAGCGATCCCAATGAAAAGAGAACTGTTTTTGTCCCCATTATTGGCAAGGTGACCGCCGGCCAGCCTATTTTGGCCCAGGAAAATATCGAAGATACGTTCCCGCTTCCAATGGATCTGGTTAACTCAGATACGGTGTTCATGCTGAGAGTTAAAGGTGAAAGTATGATTGATGCAGGAATTATGGACGGGGATCTTATTTTAGTACGCCAGCAAAAACTGGCCCGTAACGGAGAGATCGTGGTTGCCATGATCGGTGAAGAGGCTACGGTAAAACGGTTCTACAAAGAAAAAACACTCATCCGCCTTCAACCTGAAAATCCTTATATGGAGCCTATCTACTCCCAGGATGTCACTGTCTTGGGTAAGGTTATTGGGGTATTTCGTATTTTACACTGA
- a CDS encoding D-alanyl-D-alanine carboxypeptidase family protein — protein sequence MSKKSKKRIPFTLLTIIITAIIVLTFFPGLLDRTGLADTLHTLSSSPSINKSDPVTKDAEKTSPNTPGTSPAQFSDTPEYNPPEDSSYLMLNLRTGERLLEKNGDTRRAPASTVKLLTGLLVHEKLQEDELITLGEEVKVEGSVLGLKPGDKILVKDLFTAMYVFSANDAASALAVAAYGSMDDFIQAMNRYALELGCTDSQFKTANGMPAQDQYTTAKDLAIIASKFTENPTLMDYVKQKKASVNWTDANGWKQVREISNTNQLLGIYPGDQGLKTGTTTEAGQCLVTYVTMGDGDLLLVLLGSEQRYTDTVELLDQGIAKIRTRAALKNILSSPEAFYNMPGFFAP from the coding sequence ATGAGTAAAAAATCAAAGAAAAGAATTCCCTTTACGCTTTTAACGATTATCATCACAGCGATAATCGTTTTAACCTTTTTTCCAGGTTTGTTGGACCGAACAGGTTTAGCGGATACCCTCCATACCCTAAGTTCCAGTCCATCAATTAACAAAAGCGATCCTGTTACAAAGGATGCAGAAAAGACTAGCCCAAACACACCCGGAACTTCTCCTGCTCAATTTTCGGATACCCCTGAATATAATCCGCCTGAAGACTCCAGTTATCTTATGCTTAACCTAAGAACAGGGGAGAGGCTTCTGGAGAAAAACGGAGATACACGCCGAGCACCCGCCAGCACAGTAAAACTTTTAACTGGGCTTCTTGTTCATGAAAAACTTCAAGAGGATGAGCTCATTACCTTAGGAGAAGAAGTCAAGGTCGAAGGATCTGTACTTGGCCTTAAGCCTGGTGATAAGATACTTGTAAAAGACTTATTTACAGCAATGTATGTATTCAGTGCCAATGATGCGGCTAGTGCGTTAGCTGTGGCAGCTTATGGTTCCATGGATGACTTTATTCAGGCTATGAACCGGTATGCCCTTGAACTCGGCTGTACGGATAGTCAGTTTAAGACGGCCAATGGCATGCCGGCACAAGATCAATACACCACGGCAAAAGATTTAGCCATCATTGCCTCAAAATTCACGGAGAATCCAACTCTCATGGATTATGTTAAGCAAAAAAAGGCATCTGTAAACTGGACTGATGCCAACGGATGGAAACAGGTTCGGGAAATCTCTAACACAAATCAACTTTTAGGTATTTATCCGGGAGATCAAGGCCTTAAAACAGGAACCACCACTGAAGCGGGCCAGTGCCTTGTTACATATGTCACAATGGGGGATGGAGACCTCTTATTGGTCCTATTAGGCAGTGAGCAGCGTTATACGGACACAGTTGAGTTATTGGATCAAGGAATAGCTAAGATACGAACACGGGCGGCATTAAAAAATATCTTAAGCAGTCCGGAGGCATTTTATAATATGCCGGGATTTTTCGCACCATAG
- the lepB gene encoding signal peptidase I, with protein MENEQDIKVKAKSTLKLMIEIIEIVIIAFALSWVIRTFVLEARLVPTGSMLPTIQLQDRIIVDKFFFKHFGDFERGDIIVFHPPSSAHSSDDFIKRLIALPGDTIEIKDHKTFINGQQVEEPYVMEPQIKNLEPLVVPEGSVFVMGDNRNNSADSREWGFLPIENISGMTLFRYWPMSRFGAID; from the coding sequence ATGGAAAACGAACAAGATATCAAAGTAAAAGCGAAAAGTACCTTAAAACTCATGATTGAAATCATCGAAATTGTGATTATTGCCTTTGCCTTATCCTGGGTCATTCGCACCTTTGTATTAGAGGCAAGGTTAGTCCCAACCGGGTCCATGCTGCCGACGATTCAGCTGCAAGACCGCATTATTGTCGATAAATTCTTTTTTAAACATTTTGGTGATTTTGAACGAGGAGATATCATCGTTTTTCATCCACCTTCCAGCGCCCATTCTTCCGACGATTTTATCAAACGTTTGATTGCCTTACCAGGGGATACCATTGAAATAAAAGACCATAAGACCTTTATCAATGGCCAACAGGTGGAAGAGCCCTATGTCATGGAGCCTCAGATTAAAAATTTGGAGCCCTTGGTTGTGCCGGAAGGTTCTGTTTTTGTCATGGGAGATAATCGCAATAACAGTGCCGATTCCCGGGAATGGGGTTTTTTGCCGATTGAAAACATCTCCGGAATGACTCTGTTTCGTTATTGGCCCATGAGCCGATTTGGAGCAATTGATTAA
- a CDS encoding FAD-binding and (Fe-S)-binding domain-containing protein — protein sequence MKNNLTTGQMNKIQRLLGDRARFDKIERLVYSHDMGIMPEQIRSLIRCLPDAVVQPINVDEIIEIVKMAQTEKIPIVPRGAASAGFGGSVPAKGGIVLDLVRMNKVLEIDNKKGTATVEPGVIWSNLESELVKQGQTLRTYPSSSNSSTVGGWVAQGGCGYGGYEYGECGENIVSVDVVLPTGELKTFAGEEIANVYGLCGTTGIIVKVIVKLREIDEERVMLSSFPDLKSAADFLTNLSKAKVPVWNVGFSTPSFTALKQKAQEHYSLPEDEYLVTIVFPKHRRSAAEKQVKELTAKHGGNVMRDKLAEEEWREKFYPMRFKKLGPTFVASEVVLPIGKLAQFVSEVEEKYKGEFAMEGTMVGVGEISLLGFMLTDERKLGFPLAYACALDVIDAAEKMGGRVFTLGMYFTDRAKSFYGQKELERIWEYKQSIDAEGIMNPGKVIPPSLDKQSPIKMLSGAMKIANAGSGVIGLAGRLLTKWQKGEFSSPLEEDLTDDTFACAMCGYCRNICTVFDAVPWESNSPRGKYFILNQYIKGKIKLDDEVGRALYPCTTCKKCDTVCQVRSHNAHHWMSLRYEFSKNKLHNTGLEIIRNNVLNIGNFWGVPGNERLNWLDVPVQTHGKLAYWSGCWASTIMDTMAQNSTRILNALEIPFVHYGEKEQCCGLYLSLGGYKEDFQTIVRRNLNMFNESGVDTILFSCPGCYATFNENYRQIAMELGLECTIRFKHIAVYLSELIGEGRLKFKVPVHSTVTYHDSCHVGRWFGHYDEPRNVLRAIPGLELREMEHIKEQGLCCGLVSAFDSLASVSHSGMKRVQEAENTKAEWLVTNCAGCGSQFNATCHAMGTKVQQADLTELVSKALGIPAEDPSEKVGAYMVQCVEMLKDSVLTPIVVPAEVRK from the coding sequence ATGAAAAACAACCTGACAACAGGTCAAATGAATAAAATTCAAAGATTGTTGGGAGACCGCGCTCGTTTTGATAAGATTGAACGGTTGGTTTATTCACATGATATGGGGATTATGCCGGAACAAATACGCTCTTTGATCCGTTGCCTTCCAGACGCAGTTGTTCAGCCCATCAATGTGGATGAAATTATTGAGATTGTAAAAATGGCCCAAACAGAAAAGATTCCCATAGTTCCGAGAGGAGCAGCAAGTGCCGGTTTTGGAGGAAGTGTCCCTGCCAAAGGGGGAATTGTTCTCGATCTTGTGCGAATGAATAAGGTGCTGGAGATCGATAATAAGAAGGGGACGGCAACTGTTGAACCTGGGGTAATTTGGAGTAACCTGGAGTCGGAGTTGGTAAAGCAGGGGCAGACGTTGAGAACCTATCCCTCCAGTTCGAATAGTTCAACGGTTGGAGGATGGGTAGCTCAAGGGGGATGCGGCTATGGCGGTTACGAATATGGGGAGTGCGGGGAAAATATTGTCTCCGTTGATGTTGTGCTGCCGACAGGAGAATTGAAAACTTTTGCCGGTGAAGAAATAGCCAATGTCTATGGTTTATGTGGAACTACAGGTATCATTGTGAAAGTTATCGTTAAACTAAGGGAGATCGATGAAGAAAGAGTGATGCTTTCCTCATTTCCAGACTTAAAAAGTGCGGCAGATTTTCTTACCAATTTATCAAAAGCCAAGGTACCGGTATGGAATGTAGGTTTTTCGACACCCTCATTTACGGCTTTAAAGCAAAAAGCCCAGGAACACTATTCTCTTCCGGAAGACGAATATTTGGTCACCATAGTATTTCCAAAGCACCGCCGATCAGCGGCGGAAAAGCAGGTTAAGGAATTAACAGCGAAACACGGCGGGAATGTAATGCGGGACAAACTGGCTGAAGAAGAGTGGCGGGAAAAGTTCTATCCTATGCGGTTTAAAAAGTTAGGTCCTACCTTTGTTGCCAGTGAGGTTGTATTACCGATCGGCAAACTGGCCCAATTTGTCAGTGAAGTAGAAGAAAAATATAAAGGTGAGTTTGCCATGGAGGGCACCATGGTCGGAGTGGGGGAGATCTCCCTTCTTGGTTTTATGCTTACAGATGAAAGAAAATTAGGTTTTCCCCTTGCCTATGCTTGTGCCCTGGATGTCATTGATGCGGCGGAAAAAATGGGCGGAAGGGTCTTTACCCTGGGTATGTATTTTACAGATCGGGCCAAATCTTTTTATGGACAAAAAGAACTGGAGAGGATATGGGAATATAAACAGTCGATTGACGCGGAAGGAATTATGAATCCGGGCAAGGTCATACCTCCATCATTGGATAAACAATCTCCCATCAAAATGCTTAGCGGGGCGATGAAGATTGCTAATGCGGGAAGTGGTGTGATCGGTTTAGCCGGGCGTTTATTAACGAAATGGCAAAAGGGAGAATTCAGTTCTCCTTTGGAGGAAGACTTGACGGATGATACTTTTGCTTGCGCCATGTGTGGATACTGCCGAAATATTTGTACTGTATTTGATGCTGTGCCCTGGGAAAGCAATTCCCCAAGAGGAAAATACTTTATTCTCAATCAATATATCAAAGGCAAGATCAAGCTGGATGATGAAGTGGGGAGGGCTCTTTATCCGTGCACAACCTGTAAAAAATGTGATACAGTCTGCCAGGTGCGTTCCCATAATGCTCATCATTGGATGTCTTTGCGTTATGAATTCAGCAAAAATAAACTTCATAATACAGGCTTAGAGATCATTCGCAATAATGTTTTGAATATAGGTAATTTCTGGGGAGTGCCGGGAAATGAGCGATTGAATTGGCTGGATGTGCCGGTACAAACTCACGGCAAACTTGCTTATTGGTCCGGATGCTGGGCCAGCACCATTATGGACACTATGGCGCAAAATAGTACAAGAATTTTAAATGCATTGGAGATACCCTTTGTTCATTATGGAGAAAAGGAACAATGCTGTGGACTGTATTTGTCTCTGGGCGGATACAAAGAGGATTTTCAGACTATAGTCCGCAGAAATTTAAATATGTTTAATGAATCCGGCGTTGACACGATTCTTTTCTCATGTCCCGGATGTTACGCTACCTTTAATGAGAATTATCGGCAGATAGCTATGGAATTAGGCCTGGAGTGCACTATACGTTTCAAGCATATTGCGGTGTATTTAAGTGAATTGATTGGAGAGGGTCGACTTAAATTCAAAGTGCCGGTTCATAGTACGGTGACTTATCATGACTCCTGCCATGTTGGCCGCTGGTTCGGCCATTATGACGAGCCCCGCAATGTGCTTCGGGCTATTCCCGGCTTAGAGCTGCGGGAAATGGAGCATATTAAAGAACAGGGGCTTTGTTGCGGGTTGGTATCAGCCTTTGACTCTTTGGCTTCTGTTTCTCATAGTGGCATGAAGAGGGTCCAAGAAGCAGAGAATACAAAGGCCGAATGGCTGGTTACCAATTGTGCCGGTTGCGGCTCTCAGTTTAACGCGACGTGTCATGCAATGGGGACGAAAGTTCAGCAGGCAGACCTGACGGAATTGGTGTCTAAAGCACTGGGAATTCCCGCAGAGGATCCTTCGGAAAAGGTTGGAGCTTATATGGTTCAATGTGTAGAAATGCTCAAAGATAGTGTCCTTACCCCTATCGTTGTTCCGGCTGAAGTCAGAAAATAG